A region of the Culex quinquefasciatus strain JHB chromosome 1, VPISU_Cqui_1.0_pri_paternal, whole genome shotgun sequence genome:
aattgaaatttcaattcaCTTCGAAGATTATACCAAAAACCGCGGAAACAATCTCGAAGACGTCTCGACCAAAGTTTGGCTGATCCACGACTGACACAATgtccaaaaaaaatatcgagCCTTGGCCGGTGACGGGACTTGCTGGCGGCACTAAATAACAACAACACTCCGAACTCTGCCGGATACCGATGCCGAGTAGAACGTCGCTGAACACTGACTGAGTAAAAATCCAAAATCGTCAGTAGTGCAACAGCTTCTCTCTGCTGTTGGCTGCGTGGTGGTGCCCCTTCCCCGTTTCGGTCATTCAAGCGTGGTCcggtacacccaaaggaaagtGCGTTGACATTCGTTAAGCTAGATAAAAtttctatcaaaaatttaacgttCCAGTCCTGATTAATTGAATAGACAGCAGATGAATTTCATTTGCAATATTAAAATCATCGGATAttataatcataaaaaatatcattcaaaGTGATCTGTGACTGTGAtgtccaagatggcggtgaatatggctgtaattgaatattttgaatgccATGTaggattcaaaatattcaactaCAGCCAtattcgccgccatcttggacaTCACAGTCCCAAATTAGCGGAAATGTTGAAGAAATTAATTTGGTAATGTTACAGGCAATCAACCAatcacatttaaataaaatggtGTAATAGAACCCGAAGTTTCAAAATCGTTGGCTTCTGTCATCCAATGCCTATCCCAGTTGCTGTATAATCTTGTCAGGTGATTATGAGAGATCCTAAATAAGGAGACTgctcgaagtgaatttgacgtaccccaACAGACacaagtttgacgtatccaaacaaGCATTTGCCCGCCCAGCAAAatttatcagtgttgccaagctcaaaacgtagatcgatttagcaaacttagaccagtctccctatttagggtctctaaaggtaagaacaagattgtccgtcaggcctgaacgcaaacgcaaaattttgcgcctgtcatcatagcctgccagtcatcgaccattgaacaaagcaacccctgcagtTTGTTCGACTaacagttgatggaaaaatcgaactggcacagcgttctgcgttcaccactgcgtcgaacggactatcttgttcttagcttaatgATTATGCGATCTCTCGTTTGGGTGTAGTAGGGTGTCGATGTGTATTGTTGACTTAACTAAAACTTATTTAGCACGTCGGTGGGAAAAACGATGCTTAGTAAGTTTTGGAACTTTATTATTTCTTCCAATGAATAAATCACCTTTTTCCAGAACTGAGCCCATCATAGCCCCTGTTACCGTATACGGGATGCCGGTGTATTACCACACTAGCTCCAGCTGAAAGGTTGTTTTGCTACAGGTAGGAATAATAACTCAGATAAGTGTGCGATCAACTTAATTCAGCAGAATACAAATGAATAAGAGGGAAGTAATGCGCTGAACATATGATCACAGCGAAGCGTTTTCATAGATTATTCACCAGGGCGGGGAGACTTAATCTCACATCTCACAACTATTACTGGCGGAGGGATCGCTGCTGTAGTGGTGATTCAAATCTGCCGCGTCACACCATCAATCTCCCGAGAGGCAAATAGAGGTGTATACAATAAACCTGTAGTGGCTGCTTGACTCACTGACTGTTGAAGCAAGGTCATCGAGCGGCTTTACGCAAAATGTTTTGGGGGATTCCAAGCGGAGCTAATTTCTGCATGTTCGGAAAGGTAAACCATTTGTGCGAAATAAGGAGAATGGATAGGAATGAATGAAATTAAGTAAttctttttaaagtttatataGTTATTGTGAGTAAATCTGAAAtatgtcaaaaatcttaaaccaCAATTGAATCTGTGTAAATATACTCAGTAAGTTTATTATAAACGTAGTTAGTATGCTAATCAACTAGCTTTCAAACCATTTATTCAAGTCAAAAGTGTTAAACACAATTTCTCTTAATTAAAACATAATTCGAATGCAATGGTACCATTTGGATGATTGAGAAATCGTGTCAAAATAAGTCACTTCAACATTATGTAAAACATATTCCAAGCACGTAGCGCATTCCTCTAAAGACAGTGTGGAAGTGCATTAACGATTTACTCTGACCCGCGTTGCAATGCGATTACGCATAATGCACATGCAGCTTAGAATTTCTGAACAATCAATCGTAAATGGCTGGCTTAGCACACAATCGCGATGGCAGCTCAGTATACTGGTAGGCGCATTCGAGGTTGGTAAAACGAATACGGTTCACGATAAAATTTGGTAAAGTGCTCATTTTTCATCTCTTGAGTATTTAAATGAATGTTAAATTCTCTGGATAGTTTGCAATACATCGTAGCAGCCATCGCGGCCTCCGCGATTTCACTGTATTCACATGCTTTAGACCCAAACTATATATTAAGGAAGCGAATACGAAAGTTTCAATTTGAAAGTTTATAACACACCTTTATtatatcgacgctgtcgtgctattcttgtcgcacccgccatttcgacgtttcgagaaaaacgcattttaatgtttgaccatgaataaacaaaaactagagcacgcaatgcaaacaataacaaacacgttttgtttggctgaccaatctgtgcattgtcccgaagtttggttgaagttggttgctggagtcccgagttataattacaaatgtttacggtagtctaacttgtacgtgcgtcaaacgcgttctaacctgaatccctttggccaactGTCGCACTAACATCAATTTTCGGgctgtgacaagatagcacgacaagattgaaacttttttcatatgaatagtgacaaaaatgcacggatttttttcagtttttattgattatcttaggattgaattcgaattttggggatctgtgaaaagGTTAGCTtgttagctgcacaaaatggtgttcttaactcattttagcccaaaatgcacgtgcgacatgttagcacgacggcgacgttATGTGTgttcaaattaaaagaaatgcACTCCAAACTtggttatccgaagcctcgattatctgaagtttcgattacccgaaggtttgtatgggacttcggataatagaatcatgaacaaaaaaaaacgtattttttattttcttatttttaacatcaaattcgtgttctgtgaccccattctagtcaaatttgaatagttgattgcataTTGAATTACCAAAggcatttttcattatttcatcGCTACCATTTTACCCgtcatcttgaatttaaaaacctAAATCACTATATAGTAGAAACAATTTGTTTGtgtttcggttatccgaagtgaatttttttttcaaggcattcggataatcgagtctagactgtgtAAAGCAAATCAAAGATaataactcatttttatcatttgctTTCCAATTTCAAACGCTGCTAGATTGGCTTCTcgtatatttttattgaaatcaatAGTTGCCATTAAATTTTACTTAGAATGACAAATTTAAAGGTTCTTCTACACATGATCATGAATTGAAAACGAACCTTGTGCTTCTTGAGGTGCACACATTAGTGTAAGTTtgagcacagacaaacagacgtaaatcattgaacaaatttaacgaaaatccatcaatcacaaaaaaaatggaaaaaggttAGCTAGTAGCTCGATCTGGTGGCCAATACTAGCATTAAGCATAACTCTATAGGAGAATTGGTTAGTGTGTGAGTGAACGCGGTCACTCTTGTTGTAGTGAGAGGAGGGAGatttgtttactaacatttacaTTTGTTTACCAACATGTGAGAAGAATGCAAGAAGTTCAAATTCTTAACTCACGCAGACGGTCCACGTCCGCGTCCGATTGCGGCCATGCACTAGGTAAATCTTGCCGAGGAAACATTCGTGTAGGCTGCAGAGGTTGATGGAAAGATGCACCAGTTTGAGGGTGGTTTGGGTATTACTGCGCTGTTTGTGAACAATGCCCACAAATTGGCCATgagtttaaataataaatttcttgGCGTGAGGTTAAGCTACCTTCTCGGCAAGCAATTTAGTCCACTTGCAAGCAACCAAATATTCGTATGAGACCAGGTTGACCTTGTTGTCGACGGTCTATACCTACATCTTCAACCTTACCAGGTCTCGTTTGATGATATCAACACGGTTCGGAGATTGCGGGGATGGCCATACGATGCTGTAAACGATCGACTCTTCACGAGAAACGCTGTTTGGTAGACTCGTTCTCGAAGTCGGCCGGGTCGCGCAATTGCCATCGCTGGACACCGGTTCATCCATGAGGGACGGATTTGAGGGCCACGACGGAGTCAACATTCTCGAGGTCGGCCGGGTTGTCAATACCGAGTTGCTGAAATCGTGGTAAGCGCAATCGCCATCGCTGGACACAGCGTCATTCATGACGGCCGGATTTGAGGACCACGACGGAGTTAAGATTATCACGGTCTCTTGCGTGCTCGAAGTCGGCCGAGCCGCGCAATTGCCATCGCTGGATTCCGCGTCATTCACGAAGGCCGGATTTGAGGACCACGACGGTGTAAAGATTCTCGCGGTCTCTTGCGTCCTCGAAGTCGGCCGGGTCGCGCAACTGCCATCGCTGGACACCGCGTCATTCACGAAGGCCGGATTTGAGAACCACGACGGAGTCAAGATTCTCGCGGTCTCTTGCGTGCTCGAGGTTGGCGAGGCGATTCCGGTGGACACTGCATTGCCTAACCCATTCACCTGGTCAAGTTGGGGTACACCATCTATAATGTAGACCAAATTCAGTTTCTAATTGCATTCATTCAAGATCTAGTTGAAATTTACCAACGCCGACGgatgaaataataaaatcagCTGAATGGGACGGCGTCTCGTTGTTGGAATTGCTTAAGAATCTTCCGATGTTCAGAACACCGGAATCGTTACTCGTAGCTTCCGGCATTTCTTCGTCCAGTGGCTCGTGTCGGTCTAGCAGTAGACTTCCGCAGTTCGCATCCGGCATATCTTCATCCTGTAGCTCGTGTTTTGTGATAAAACTTTCAAACCAATCCGGCGTCTCTTCTTCTAACGGTTCGGCCGGGAAGGATTGAGGATTATCTAAATGCTCAACAGACCATTCAGCGGAATCCACACCCGGAGGCGGGTCCGGATCCAAAAATTCCACCGACCAATCTTCTCCAAACTGGTCCATCCTCACACTCAagtagcagcagaaaaaaaacaaaacttttggcGCGCTACCTGAAACTTTTGGCGCGCTAGCTTAAACGTCATTTGAAAGTGTGCCTTGATTGCAGCGCCATCCTATTTTGGTGGATAATCCGAGAATTAAGTTTAAATTCAAATCAGCCGTTATATTCCTGATTGATGGAATTAAAAagagatttacgtctgtttgtctgtggtttgagttttattttgattttcgaaatgTTAGCGAATTAAGGGTAGAAAACGCATTGAAATAACATTTCAATTATAGAATTTTTCATTaagaaaatcacacaaaaaattgaagaagtaAAAATTTTATATAACTTCGCTAAGAATCTGTCATTTAGAATAAATTACCTACATAAAGAACCCCTTAATAAATTAAATCTGGAAATAAGGAAGGTTTAAACCTTCGTTATTTCCAAAATGGCAAATGGTCAATAGGGTgagtacgtttttcaaaaagttctccgatcaagttttagtatggttccccttgtagggcatgcccatagggactttcatgccaaatatcagctcatttggttgtaaactgacTGCGCGCattagggttaaagtttacatggaaattactatgaaaaattggaactttttgttcaaacgctcctacaggtcctggaaaatcacgcgccaacttctggtatggtcaagcCTATGggaaatggtctggagaacacttttcccgaagagagcatatggattcgttgtccctagacctggcgcatcggcaaacaatccgatgtctctggaatcaacggttttctttgaaaaagcatcaaattttccttagcatgctatgaaagcgtgatgaacaccgcgacgccttACGTGATggagctaccacgtgggtgagaaactgCTGGAATATTccattgcaaaccttcttttaactagaaaatgatgatttcgagtaatcctgatattatttagtcgaattcagaatctttgcatagcaaatttctattgttttgcaaatatttcaaccacgtggtagctgcctgacgtatggcgtcgcggtgttcatcaagctttcatagcatgctaaggaaaatgtgatgctttttcagggaaaaccgttgattccggagacatcggattgtttgccgatgcgccaggattagggacaacgaatccatatgctctcttcgggaaaggtgttctccagaccatttccCATAGgcttgaccataccagaagttggcgcgtgattttccaggacctgtaggagcgtttgaacaaaaagttccaatttttcatagtaatttccatgtaaactttaaccctaatgcgcgcagccagtttacaaccaaatgagctgatatttggcatgaaagtccctatgggcatgccctacaaggggaaccatactaaaacttgatcggagaactttttgaaaaacgtacccaccctaatggtcAACAACCTCAACGAAAGACGTTCTGATTCTAGACTATCAACTTTTTAAGAACCCATAAACAAagcccaaaaaagcaaaatcatTCATTCGAACTTACCTTTTGGAAGCTTCACTGCCGCTGTCCACCTTGCCTTTGTTGTGTTTCCGCAGCAGGTTCATTTTGAAGTTAAAGTACTTCTTCCATCGACTTTCCTCCTCGTCGTCGTAGTTATACGTGAAGAAACTTCCGCCTCCGCTGGTGTTGAAATTGTTCGACCTTCGTTGGCGCACTTTTCCGCGTGATCCAAAGAAAAACAGCCGATCTTTGCGTGGccctgctgctgccggtccccGTCGCCTGCTAAGCTCGCTGAGGTTGTTCTCACTCTTGCTGAAATCTGACCGCGCGCCGCCTACTGTCACACCAGACTGACCGCGACCGCCGACAAACAAGTTCTGGATGCTGCCGCTCAATCTACTGTACAGACTCGGCGTAGCCCGAAGTCGATCGCGATTCACACCCGATTCAGCGGCATTTGAACTGCTAAAACTGTAATTTGCTAATCTACCTAGCTCGTGAAGATCATCTGCGTTGCTGCGAAACATAATCGAATTGCTATCAACTGCGCTCGAAATTGGATATGTGTGCGATGACACCGGATGTAACGCGGCGGCCGTTGATTGGGATCCATCGAACCGGTTTGCATCATAGCTCGGCAAACTGTGACGATAGATGTCGTTATTGCCCTCGAATTTAGATTCCAAAGGCTGAATTTGCTGAAGAGAAGCAAATAGAGAGCAAAAGATGCGGATTAGAAAACTGCTGTAAACAAAACTGGGTGTTATCGAAAccacccaaaaaacaaaaagttaaagtaccattaacgtgaagacttccatcattgtcatgatttttcgttcaaaggtataaattttgcgtcactttcaatattttgacaaaattctttcaacaagttgtttagaatagtgccctacacatgctgattccttttggtaacgattatcccattccttgtaaagctatggaaatcgtcattaatcaattatTATATATAGGATGTCAATTATTATATATAGGATGTCAaggattgtaccacaaaattttataaattttggaacACAATTGACttggatcaaaaattccttcagtgtcttcaagaaggcaacaaccggcacatggtgattccttttggtgctgaaattcgttaaattgaatttaatacagaatattttatagtgatgatcaattttcctcgaaaatgatcaacagcTTCACCTTAAAAAAGTTCAGAAATCAACATTCACATTCTGAATTTTATTTATACACGTTGCAAATTATTTTCAAGTATTACTTtcaatttattattcaaaaaagtaaagaattaataacttttctaaaaaaaaatcatcaaaacgaTACGAATCAAATTCTCAGAAGTTCTCATCAAAATTTCCCTTGAACTAATCGAAtctttgtatgtgtgtgtgatatCACTCGGCTCTGGTTGAAGTCGATGGGAGGGGagttcaaaaaaagaaaaaaatacaaatttttaagctatttttttaataaaaagagcCACACAATGCTTTATACATTGTAAAAgtcatacacagtaaaaattcaaaatgtcaataaaatcttcaaaacattGTTTTCCTCAAGTGTTGCGTCTATTTTTGACTGtgctacagtccagactcgattatccgaagtccttgaAAAATTTACGCTTCAGAtattcgaatcacgaaaaaattctTGATTCTTGAGCTAGGAAATTACCCCAAACATGCTCTGAAGTGATTTAGAAGTTTTAAATccgagatggcggccaaaacaGCAGTgttgaaatactgaaaaaatgtatttgatatgttaaaaggcctcaactcaaatttgactaaaagaggtcgcagaactcgaatttgatgtttaaaacaaaaaaataaaaaaagaaaaatatttgtttgtttgtttttgttaatctgtaaaataaaatttattcaatatcTCCTAATTAGTCTACAATTaattgtacactcaaaccccgatggtttgacaccaactgttgtcaaacgaacggggtcactttttagtttgacaccccttttacacggagttcacacgcactaccaaacgattgttgtgatagtgtgcgtgagcgctgtgtaaaaagtgacagatcgtcactttttagtttgactttgaccaaccaacggggtacaaactaaaaaagtgtcaaacgaaaaagtgaccaaccaccgggggttgagtgtataagttttcaagaacatttctggagttttatttgaaaaggaccaataaaccaaatttccagtttttgctttttgggtgttttcgaaaccgccttgagtcaggggtgttcaaaaacacccaaaaagcaaaaactgaaaatttggtttattggaccttttcaaaaaaaaactccagatttccttttttttgcattattttttaatgtactttAACTGTAATAATTTCAGATTCAAATCTAACTTACCTTAAAGTGCTCAGGAGGTAACGTAATCCGTTTATTGAAAGGTGTGCAGATTTTTCTTCGAAATGGTATCTTAGTTTGATTGTGTAAACCCAACACTAAATAAGCTTGCTGCTCAAGTTCGGCAGATAGTCCATTTTCCACTTGAAATTCTCGATTTTCCTTCCCACCATCAAGGCCATTTTcaacttctttttcttctttgtGTGCTATAAATGGAGTTACGCGGCCAATTTTCCGATACGCATTCGTCTTCGTCCGATCTTCAGACTTTTCTGGAACACTATTCAAAATTGGAGATGATCCGAAACGATTTTCAGATCTTAGCACTACCTTATTGCACATGATTTGATCGTGCCGATCTTCCCTCCACGATCCCCGACCACTATCACTAGAGCGGGAATTCAGATTATTCTTCCGGAATAACCGTACCGGTTCACATGGAAATTCATCACCGTACGGAAAAACACTAACCACATTGCTTTGCTCAAGACTCCTTCGCCGGGCGTCGTGTAATGGCGTCCGTGGCCACGGTTGAGTATCGACACTTGCCATTGTCGGCAATCCGTAATGGTGGACACAGCAGCAGCTGCATCCGAGACCCTCATGCACAAGATGGTGACCTGTATTAATTATGTCCAGTCGTTCATTAATGGGTGCGATTGTTGTCCCTCGATGAGACGATGAGGGATGAGATCTGGAAAGAATTAATCAGAGAGGTTAGAAAACATGTGCTccgtttgaatttttaaactgtACTAACAATATATCGTCAGTTTGAGCTATTCCATGTGTTTTAGACCGCACTTTAGCTATTTTTGTATCAAACCAAAAGGAAACTAAAGTTGCGGCATCGTTCAAACAATTTTGCACAATTTGCTTAAAAATCGCGAAAAGTTTGCACATTTACAATGAATAGAGCAAAGCATTCACTTCGGGCACGTTTCAACCACAACTGCTCGAGAACAATTGGCGGTGGGTGGTACAGACTACAATACCACCAAGTTCAGTCGTTGAAGTTGGCGTGTTCTTTGAAAATGGCTGCTTAATTGCCATAAAGCATTTGAACTTCCGTCTTGGCGGTGTTATCAGTCATTCGTTAGCTAAGGACGTAGTTAAAATCAGGTGTGGTATGAATGTTCTGCAAAGCGACGTGGTATTCCAGAATTTAACATGTAATGCAACGAGATATATTGCATCAGTTGGAAAAAGTTTACACTACCTTAACTTAACATAACAAATCATAAATCGGTGTGTAATTGCGATCTCAGGCTGACAGGAAAACATTAAACGTGGCACACATTTTTActttaccgtcagtgggggtgactaggCCTCAAAAAACGacacacctctcgtaatttcctaataacaaaaacaagttacagtatgtaaaaaaaatatttacaccccttgggcactatgcacattttgtgatgaaacatgtaaacaatttaaagtttgacaggaacctagtatactacgttttgttcagaaactcatgccaaacattttgctacaaaaagctcatgaaaagatgatttctataaaaagttatataacaaatactattacgaaaataaaaaaggtgcaaaaaaagtttgtacacctttggcaaaattaacataaataatgttatttgttgacaaatcaccataaatccagtctcccaactccaaataggcatccttgactgattaaaaaaataatttggattgaatataaagtttactaactacttagtataaaagtttatataactctggaaattctatataaaacttatctaaacttaattttgcaaacttttaattcaactaactggcaatatattaccatagatttgctaaataaacattttggagtgggtataacaccgttttgggggtattagtatcgatagaatagatttttcgttggaatttcgtaccaacccggaattacgtcgtaggaaaatccgccggcatccgaaccggtacacgattcacaagtcaacctatgtggaatcagAAAGggtataaaattttcaatcttttgataCCTAAACAtctagtttttctttaaaacctacgttttaaaAAACCTGGGCAAAAattaagtttgatccacgagaacaaaaattacgaaattccatacatttttgtcaggttgctcaaacgaaaccataacaacgtttttgcttaggtatttaaaaacgtgggttttatagaaaacctggatgtatgggtatcaaaagatcggaaattttatgtcctttctgatgtcacataggttgacttgtgaattgtggaccggttcagatgccggcggattttcgtaattccgggttggtacgaaattccaacgaaaaatctattctatcgatactaaTACCCAGGGGTTGTGATGGAtcgacattttttctgacagttGATTGAGTTCTTCTCTCATTTTCGCTACGTCTGCCTGACCTAGACATTCTGCTTTCGCTCAAACACACACGAATGAATGAGCgccacacaaagtcactcaaaTGCTCAATTGACTCTCTCTCGAAATTCATTCGCGTATCACTAGTTCGTTTGACATTTGATCGGAATTTCGATCAATTTTGGAATGATAGCTATCAATCGACAGCTCTTTTTCTCTATCACTGACTGTTGCTAGTCGAGTGCCCGGCGGATAATCGAaggcagatttttttgaattttgagctcGGTTtagagtttgattttttttgctcgaaTTGGAAATTGTCCGCGCGCctagggactatccataaaccacgtggacggtttttttttgaaatgtcagaCCCCCTCGAggaaaattacaaaacaaatccaaggactccctgaagttaagatctgtgggtctaccgccgtaacaagccgaggtcgacggattttgaccccggaacatatcctcatagcttcagtgagtattgtagactacttttctgatgagttgggatgtcctgggtcatccaaggactcactgaagttaagatctgtgggtctaccgccgtaacaagccagaggtcgatggtttttgaccccggaacatatccgcatagcttcagtgagtatggtagactactttgctgatgtgttgggctgACTTGGATCATCCAAGGACTCACttaagttaagatctgtgggtctaccaccgtaacaagccagaggtcgacggtttttgaccccggaacatatcctcatagcttcagtgagtattgtaGACTACTTTTTCTGATGagttgggatgtcctgggtcatccaaggactccttggGGCTAAGATCTGGTGGTCTATCATATCTCCAgaagagtccttggatgacccagaacatctcaacaTATCAGCAAATTAGTCtacaatactcactgaagctatgcgggtatgttccggggtaaaAAActgtcgacctctggcttgttacggtggtagacccacagatcttaactctagggagtccttag
Encoded here:
- the LOC119765661 gene encoding uncharacterized protein LOC119765661; its protein translation is MDQFGEDWSVEFLDPDPPPGVDSAEWSVEHLDNPQSFPAEPLEEETPDWFESFITKHELQDEDMPDANCGSLLLDRHEPLDEEMPEATSNDSGVLNIGRFLSNSNNETPSHSADFIISSVGVDGVPQLDQVNGLGNAVSTGIASPTSSTQETARILTPSWFSNPAFVNDAVSSDGSCATRPTSRTQETARIFTPSWSSNPAFVNDAESSDGNCAARPTSSTQETVIILTPSWSSNPAVMNDAVSSDGDCAYHDFSNSVLTTRPTSRMLTPSWPSNPSLMDEPVSSDGNCATRPTSRTSLPNSVSREESIVYSIVWPSPQSPNRVDIIKRDLVRLKM